In Octopus sinensis unplaced genomic scaffold, ASM634580v1 Contig15186, whole genome shotgun sequence, the genomic window taattttttaatgtgcGGTCATATCGAAGTTGACAAAGCTCCTCCTCTTCTGTTAGAGTAAGTTGATATTCACATGATTCGGAGAATGGATTTCTAATCCaatcatatatttcaatattaagaGACGGAAAATAATGATTGATGCTCTCTTCCAATTGTTCTAGATTTGCAGGCGAGTAATATGTCACGAGCTGGACGCGTTACCGACCCGGACGCGAAAATATAAGTTCCTTCAATTTCAGTATCTAGTGTTCAATTATTAAATTTTCGTGATTAGATTCatttaaaatcttaaaacaattttgaatgGTTTCAGTAGATACGTCATCCCAATccatattaacaaacaaaattgcatcttttaatgtcaattttttgtATGAATTGTATACAGAAACATTTTCATCGTCGGGAAAATCAGTTAAGTATTCTTGCTTTCTTCTCATGAAGTTAGCCTTGAATGTTTTCATAATTCAAATATCTATTGGTTGTAGTAATCCAgtagaatttttagaaaaaattaaaatcttaatacaatccaggtttaaaatttttatatcctTGGAATCGGTATTTCGATAAGGGGTGCTTTTTGATTGAATAAGCTTGTAGTATAATGCAGATTATAGAATTGATCAGGCTTATacaatttataaatttctttaagTTCTTGACGAAAAGAATTAATGTCAACTACTATATCAGTTCGCATCTCTCGGTGTAATTTTAACATTCTAAAATCATGGctctttttaaatttttccagaaattcattagaatttttaaagttattaCGTTGTAACTCTGGCAAAATGCGCATCCTTACACAATATTAAGGAATCATTCAAAAAATCACCtacaaattaattttcaattaatacCTTAGACCAGAGGTTTCCAAATGGGGAGGcgcgcctccctagggaggcgttgactcgtgtcaagggaggcgcgaaaagtatttcagaaacattttttagaaaattatatctatgtaaaaaacgtgactatattccgataataagagttattaatttaaaaattatattttttcaaaaatttatttaatttattagacaattaaataattttaacacatgaataaattcttgaGTGGTTGCACGTATCTTTGTTGATTCTATGGAAAAACCCCTCTGTTTGCTTTGCCTCAAAACACTTGCAGCAGATAGTATGAGGCCATGCAAATtaagaagacattttgaaacGATGCATTCTGAACATGTCCATAagtctgaagaattttttaaaagaaaattagaagagtTTGATAACCAAACGAAATCGTTAAAAAAACTTGTTTCTgtctcttcaaatgctttactaGCATCTTACAAAGTTTCTTACAGGATTGCAAAATGCAAGAAACCGCACAATATCGGAGAAACTCTAGTTTTGCCAGCAGCTATCGATATGGTTGAAGCAATGTTTGGCGAATCCTATGCAAAACAATTACAGCAAATACCGCTTGCTGATAACACAGTCGCTAGAAGAATTGATGACATATCTGAAGATCTTTGTGATCAGTTGGTTTCTCGACTACGTAACTGTAAATTTGCTATACAAGTTGATGAGGGAGCtgacataaataaaaatgcacattTAATTGCATATGTCAGATATGCTGAAGAAAGTACAATAATAGAAGATCTATTATTCTGCAAACCATTTCCTGGAAGGAGCACGGCcaatgaaatttttaatataattgatactttttttgaagaaaataacatagaATGGATCATTGTGTTGGACTTTGTACAGACGGAGCACAGTCAATGTCAGGAAATAAATCTGGTCTTCAAGCTCTTGTAAAAAACAGAGCACCAGAAATTATCTGGACGCACTGCATGCTGCACAGATCAGCACTTGTCTCAAAGAATATGAGTCCAGAACTGAACGATATTTTTGCGCAAATTACAAAAGTTATAAACTACATAAAACACAGTCCTTTAAGAGCTAAGTTTTTTGCAAAGCTGTGTGAAGATATGGATTCAAAATATACATCGCTTTTATACTATTGTGAGGTACGCTGGCTATCTCGTGCAAAAGTGATTAGAAGGGTGTTTGAACTCAAAGATCAAGTTGCAGATTttcttgatgaaaatgatattgaagatGCAAAGTTGTTCAGGGATGATGACTTTATTGTCAAATTTGCCtatttagttgacatttttgGGAAATTGAGTATATTGAATAATCAATGCAGGGACCACAACTACATTTATTCtctcaaaaggacaaaataaaagcatttatgaaaaaattggtattatggaaatcaaatatacaaaaatatctatgacatgtttccacttttaaacaccttttgcgccatagtgaacattgaagcaaacaaagacatatttgctgaacatttggattgtttgttgaagcattttgctcactattttaaagatctcgactgtaaaatgttcgaatggatacagaatccatttattgatgaagaagataatcaatttgcattgacaacttttgaaaaagaaaaatgatagaattgtcatgcgatacattattgaaacaaaaatttgagagagaaccgctaatttctttttggttgaatgtaagaacggaatatgaaattttgtcgaataaagcaatgaaagttttgttgccatttgctacttcatatttatgcgaaactggattttctgcactagctgcaattaaatctaaatatcgaactcgtttagtagtgactaatgagctaagagtagcactctctgcgatgacaccaagatttgaaaaactttgcgccaagatggaaaaaaaattatctcattaactttttgttttaaaaaattgtttttgataaaataataattgtattatattatggaatataaagGGAGGCGCAAGATTGTACTTTTTCTCTAAGGGAGGCGCGTAAAAAAAAGCTTGGAAACCTCTGGTGTAAGGTATGCCAAGTGCAAGCGGGGCGAAACCGAAGAGTTTAAGCCAGGCCTCTTGGTCGTTGGACGTGAGTGCATCGTCAATAGCGGAAGCCAGGCATATAGCTGCAGGGATCCGGACGGGTCTCGGGATCTTAAGTGGAATCTTGTTGGCCTTCCTTTGCTCAGACAAGAAAAGCAGGAGAGAATCCGTATTGTCGAAATCCAACGGCTCGCTAGAGACGACAGGTTCATTCGATATTTTCGCCTGGGTCTTCCGGCCAAAGCCCATACATACATTGCAGTTCCATAAACTGAGTGAGGATGCAGCCTGCCGGGACATCCTTACACATCCGAGGTGGAAAAAGTTCCCGCAAATCGAGCAGAAGAGCCCGTACTTGCGTGCATTGCCACAACCGCACGAGGAACTTGTAGGAGATAATTATCGTTGTATTTTCGAATCTTTTTAACCCGTAAATTAATAAACAAGACTATTAGGGTggagttatattttatttattaggacCAATAACACCGTCATAACCATAATTAACTATTTCAGATGATCCCAGCCTCTTTCAGATACCTTTGCATCTTTTCTCTGTGTTCTAGAGTGCATTGTCTAAGTCTTAGACTCTAAGAGGTCGGGGATCCCGAACATGGACTTTTTTCCTGAGGTCTTCACTGTTTTCTTTCACAATTTCTTCTAGTCCCTTTGGTTGAATTTTGTTCCCCGTGACATTCGCTAGGAGGTTTACAATCTCCATTTGAATATTGTCGATTTTTTTGACATTTGCTTCCCCATACTGTACATCCGTAACCAATTGTCGGTTTAATATATTGAGTGTATAGAGCAGGGGTGCGCAAGTGCGGCCGTGAGTCGATGAATGTGCGGCCGTGGGCACAATTAGGTCATCGAGTaactaatcttaaatataatgctCAGTATGCAATGCCTATTGTGCCATGAGATTGTGAAAACTATAAACCGGGACAATGCTAAACAACATTTTCAAAGACATTTAGACCACCTAGTTGTCAAGTCCAAGTGTTCAAGAGAAGATTCCGtcgaaaatttgaaatacaaattaagacaacaaaaaaaatgtttaaaaacttttttaaatgtgGCAAATGCAAGAGTTGAAGCATCCTTTCGAGTTGCTCATATCCTTGGATCTGCTGGAAAACCTTTTTCAGACGGCGAACTTGTGAAAAGATGTATCATGGAATCAGTTAAATGCATTGATCCCGACAAGGAGCATAACTTTGAAGCAATTCCACTTTCACGTGACACAATTCAGCGCCGACAGTTTCATATTGCCGAGCATCTTAATCTATCACTCCTACAAAAATCAAATTCTCAAACTACGTTATTTTCACTTGCCATTGATGAGTCAAATTATATATGTGATTCTGCTCAGCTGATCATATTTATTCGTACTCTATCCTTCGATTTTGAAATACATGAGGATTTTCTATCCATGGAGTCACTACCTGGAAATGTACGGGGTcaagatatatttgaaatagttaAACAATGTTGTTTGGAATTCAAATTGGACATGACATGTCTAAGAGGAATATGCACAGATGGCGCACCAGCAATGTTGAGTAGAAAACAAGGATTTGTTGCACGCCTAACTGAATATGTCTCAGAAGAGTATAACAATAAATCAGTTATTGGTGTACAATGTACACTGTACATTGTATTATTCACCAACAAGCACTTTGTTCACAAATGAAAAAATTTGAAGATACACTTAATTTGAGGGCAACTTATGTGGtcacttttaataattaaaaaaaattactatattaatatcgaaaaaataatgcagaaaatgtgcggccgtagaagagaaggaaaaaaatgctatgcGGCCGCAAACCCAAAAAGCTTGCGCACCCCTGGTATAGAGACTCTAATCCGTCAGTTCCTTTGGCGTCTTCCAAGTTTCCAAGTAATGCTTTAGAAAGTTTAGTTTCTTATTGCATTTCGTCAACACGTTTTCCGTATGGGGAGTAAAGCTTAGAAAGGTCTCAAAAGTGATCCCTAGTATCTTTAGAGTTTTATTTGGAGGAATTGATTTCCCTTCCATGGTCACATTTATCGACAAATTCCCCAGTCTTTTGTTAGTTGTGAAAAAGGTTAGCTCAGACTTTTTCGGACTTGCTTTCAAcagattatttatataaattttcaaaaattttcgaaCGATATCTTTGAAACGGCTAACGATATCTcctcgaaaatatatataattcactagTGAGTGAGGTTTATTTGATTGTATAAAAACCAGTTTTTAGAATGTGTCTCACTCACTCCTATTTATTATCCAAACTCATTATTTTTTGCATTCTCTAACAACTTATCGAATGATCGCTCTTTTTACTATAAAAAATTTTCCCCTACATAGAGCTTCATTGTACCCAAAATGATTGCCCTGGTGAATATCTCGAAATTATGACCAGAAAGTTAATTAGAATATGATAATAAACAACTAATACTATTCCATACTGTTTATTATTGTTTCCTAATTCACCATTTAAGTTAAATGAAAAATTTTCCGtccaatatatatttgaaattatgcAAACGGAAAACTAATGCAATCTCAGACTATTCATTTTCAATTGTCCAATTATAAGTAGTTAGTTGTCAGAGATAGTATGTATAATCTGTTCAGGATTCTTAAAAACTTTCTTATAAATCAATCCTACAAAAAGCATGGAAATGGCTTGACTCTGCGTGAGTTGAAATCAAATGGCTTTAGATTCTTTGATCCACGTTTTTTGAAGCTCACACTCAACTGAATTGGCAGTTAAATGTATATTCTCGGAATATTACAAGAAAGTCTAGAAAGCAGAAATTATTTGCCAACTTATACCAGCCAGCGTGATGTCGTAAAAAAGATGGTGTTACAAAATACTATTAAAAGTATTACAAACATCCagtttaaaaatatgaaagaaatgtcCACGGAACTCCTTAAACCCGTATGTTTACCGGAGCTTTGACACCACCACAGTGCATACCTTACTGCATACCCCTTTTTTGCGCTATTGAGACTCTCCATGAGAGACCAGcgttaaaatttacatttttggTAAATATACGATATAATCagattgaaattaatatttatatgtttagtcTTAAAGCAggataatttcaaatttagtgTATATAATGCATAGAGTTTTATGTGCTGTATCTGCCCTTAAAAAACTCTGAAAAATATCTCCTTTGGTGTTTGAATGTTTTCAGAATCATTGAAGAGGACCAAAATGATGTATGTGAGCTTTATCTTTGTGCATACTAAgaatattgtcatttatttaactatttaataaattttttgatCGCTGTAACCTGTCGACTCAAAAAagcattttttaatttcaatatcttCAACGATAAAAGAGtttttagaaattattaaaatcaaatgTAGTTATTGTCTGGTCAAATTACATAATTAAAAAGGAGAACATAATTATGATTCCAGAATAACAACGATTTTTCTATAATCAATATCAACTTTCGAACCATAATTACTCAAATCTTTTCTCCCAGATTACAAACTCAAATATATTTCgacatattaattaaaaaaacttacaattatttatttaaacccaaggaaattgttaaaaaaacCTAGCTATTAAGTACTGACTTgcaggattgaaagacaattcttgcgtaaaacagccagcgagatcctctgaataaggaatataaatttcCTGGGATCTCTGGAGCGATAGGTCCACAGAC contains:
- the LOC115230285 gene encoding protein FAM200A-like produces the protein MHSEHVHKSEEFFKRKLEEFDNQTKSLKKLVSVSSNALLASYKVSYRIAKCKKPHNIGETLVLPAAIDMVEAMFGESYAKQLQQIPLADNTVARRIDDISEDLCDQLVSRLRNCKFAIQVDEGADINKNAHLIAYVRYAEENGAQSMSGNKSGLQALVKNRAPEIIWTHCMLHRSALVSKNMSPELNDIFAQITKVINYIKHSPLRAKFFAKLCEDMDSKYTSLLYYCEVRWLSRAKVIRRVFELKDQVADFLDENDIEDAKLFRDDDFIVKFAYLVDIFGKLSILNNQCRDHNYIYSLKRTK